ataacaaaatatatatttctgtaaaatatatctcatttttcttattaattgtaaaaaaatttttgtttaattcttgctggaaaagtaaatttatttgaggcaaataaatgttttgttatggcaaataaaatttgattacaataagattgatttttatagataaataatatttatttctggcaagtatatttatttcttagaaacaaatctttatttgtttGACTTAAAGATTTATAATCTATGATCATGCATATCAATATGGCGGCGGTGTGCATGCACGAACAAGCCACGCGGTGTGACGGTGTGCATGTACGAACAAGCCACGCGGTGTGACGGTGTGACTAAAGTGTAGTGGTTAGGTTTAGTGTAATTTATTGCAGTaatggaaaataaattaatacaactaCTGCAAGTCTTGCAATTAGAGCGTTGGAGCGATAATTTAACAAGTAAGTATGCAATATCTTATATACTCATAAAAtcatcttttcgaaatcatGCATATTATCatcttattaattcaaatttttagataatgatataaaatatgacACTTTAAAATATATGGTTGTAAATCGATGTCCAGAATTATGCGATGTTATACCATCCATTGGTGCGAGAATTgcgttgcaaaattattttattaacaatgatTCGGACAAAGAAACGGAAACCTCTTCTCACATTTCTCTATCTTCTGTTTCAACGCCTTCTGCGACTTTGCCACTCGCCAATATTACACCACGAGATATATTGGATGCAGCAATATCTCTTGACAATgaatcagtgaataatacagaagaatatatagaaaatattgaatCTCATTTAAAGACATctaatacacaaaatattataatattaactgATAACGAACCAGCCAATAAAAAACAAAGGATTGAAACGGTGGATAATATGGTATGTACAATTCttcaattataacaaataatcatTGCTATTTGTTGTTTCTACCctgcttaaaaaatataagaaaacggataaaaaataataaaaacgtatagaaatttaatagaaatcttaTGTAATGTTATCTGAACGTAAAAGTTTCTATATGTTTCTATCATTTCTTACTCGACTTTTTAAGCAGGTTAATGTGGATTATGTTatcatgtttaaaatataataaagaatgaaTGAATGTTCTATTTTCTGCCCTggttatctatttttttttcataaatatgctTTCAATTCACTTCTTTTACAgttagaaaattttgatttaaagacGTTACTTCGACAATCAGTAATTGGACAAGCGATCATAGCTTCGTACGATGCGAGGAGTGGATTGTCATCAAGATGCCAACAACATTTGGCAAATATTATTATCTGCCATTTCTTTGACAATAATATTAAGTAAgctaatattcaaaaataatattatttttcttacatatgtAACTATATTTACTCTTTCAGTATTCAATTAAACAATgaaacattaaagaaaattgcGGATCATATAATTACTCTCTTTCCTGCTGAATGTAAGGAAGTATATTATTGTCCAccagtaaaaaagaaagattcgaaaaatgagaaatctggtattgccaaagaaaaactagttgataaaaatagaaatatgctAGCATTTTTAAGGAAATGTCAATTGATTCCACTGAACAAATCTTCATCAACACATGATTCTAAAGATGAAGAAATTAATGAAGGTTTGTGTGAaggacatattttataatttatttcatatgtaatttgtaacaatttttttatatgtagttttttatttgtattttttgttagatTATCGCGAGGAAGCAGAGCGGAGTCGCAATtggcttaaaaataattttgaacctTGGGAAGAGGTTTTGTATCATTGGGAAAAATCGTTTGAACTTAGAAGAAATTTATTACATGACCATACGACTTATCAAAATCTGAGCTCAATCTTTGATGattggaatattttaacattttcacaGGGCTATATATTGGTAATTaacatatatgcatatacataaaATGTGTCCGACATAATGTGACTATGACTAGTGAATCAAAAGAAGGGTACAAGTAGTTCAAATGAAAAGTCATGttcatcaatattattttgcaaaatttgcaatagttattCAGTTAAAGTGTCTGAGCAAATGTATTAgttactaaaatttatttaacttcttACTATTGAGTTGTTCCTTATAATGTTGCTTGCAGAATAGAAATATTGGAAACTTTAATTTGTATGTTTTAATTACAGATTGAAAAGGATTACTTACGGTTATATAACGAAAAGcataaaaatgttgaagaaaaatttcattCCTTATTTGATGATATACTAAAACTGAAAGGCAAGGAGTTGGATTGTTCTAACAAAGTATTGCTGGATATGTCAATGGCAATATTCCAAAtggtaataatttaaagaatggAATAATTTGCATAAGTATCAACtaataatatgttttttgttttagattcaaaaattttaattaaaatttacctaTTATTTTCACTATTACCAAATAAATCTGCAAAAGCAAAAGTTGGCAGGAACTTCTTTAAACCAACTCAAGTAGAATCGCAAGAAGCTGTAATACTTCATGTTAAGGTCTTTAAAATCTAAATTAGaagttctctttttctctctctctctctctctctctctctctctctttccgaaaaaattaaaagatatatattatttcagatTCCTGGTGATATAGAAGAAGAAATCGAAAATAAAAGGAAATGGCTTAAAAGGTTTAATTTGACTTTGCAGCCTTTTATTCTCATCGTGGGACCTTCTTTAACAGAGATAGAAACCATTTTTGTAAGAATCGATAATATGTCGTATAAGGTAAAAACCCTGTGGAAAGCTTTCGAAATATGTTTCATGAGTTTCATTGTTTTGGACTTGAAATATCCACCTGCAGCAGAACACATTTGgtatttatttcaaagaagtgTTTTTGATTTAGAATTAAAAGGAGACAACAAAATCCCAATAAtttgtgatgtaattaaaaaaatgtctaaataggtttttgcaatttttaatattatgtttaatttttgttttgatcttCAGAAGTTTATTCCACTAAGTGTTAATAgagatcaaattttttatttgtttatttgctaattttatGAAGAacgttgatttttttcattaaaaatgctTTGCACTATTTGTCATCGACAATTTCCAAgtattgataatataataaaacatatgaAGGCAACTCACCCTTATGAAACAAGCTTTCCATGTGGTTTTCCTAAGTGTTTTAGGAAATACGTTAACATTGAAtctttaaagaaacatttttatacttcGCATAAAGAACTTTGTCATAGTGATGTATTACCTACATTCACTAAACGGTTTACAACTGTTTTTACTGATAAAGTATCATCTTCAaataatactgttaatattactGATGCGTCAAGTAATACTGACATTATTACCACTAATGATAAATCTGATGTTAAGAGTGACgatagaaatattacaaatatacagACTGTCGATAAcacaatattgaaatttatttcaagattatatAGTAATAGCTCGATTACTAGGAATATTGTGCAAACTTTAGTTGATGATTGTTCAGAACTTGTGCAAGATTTACTATCGtacattaaatgtaaattacaatctgaaatatctttttctgatgataataatatttctaaagtacTTGATAACGTCTGTGATATAAAGCCTTTCGAGAAATATTCAACAGAATACaagcgtttaaaatttttcaaagaatctaAATGGCTTGTACAGCCGCAAAAATTTCTTCTAGGAGAAATGTTTGAGAATTctagaaataaaaacaatgttaCAACAGTAACATCGAAGAAATGTGAAGGACAATTTATTCCATTACGGGATTCACTAAAGCAATATTTAGAATTACCTGGggtatttatatcaattaaaagttacattgcGAAAGAATCTtcagaagaaaaaattatatctagtattttttgtggaaatatatggaaaaatttagttagaaaatttgataataaaatattattgcctTTGTTGTTATATTACGACGACTTTGAAACAGGAAATCCCTTGGGGTCAAGAGCAGCTATACACAAATTAGGAGGTCTGTATTATACAATTGCAGGTATACCAAAAGCTCATGCCTCATCTTTAGAGAACATTTTTCTTGGTGCTCTTGTACATAGTGGGGATCGCGAAATCTTTGGTAATAAAATGTCTTTCAAACCAATTATTAATGAACtgatttatttagaaaatcatGGTATCACTATCtgcgtaaataataaattattatcaaattttgttttctttgctTGCACTATTAGGAGATAATTTAGGGTTAAACGATTTACTTggttttaataaatcattttctgcTAATTtctgttgtcgtgcatgtcgaGCTTCAAAAGTAGAAATGACATCTCTgaagaaaatttagaattattaagAACGATATTGAATTACGAAGAAGATTTTGAAAACTTTAGTTATGGtatcaaagaaaaatgtattttcaatgAATTACCCAATTTTCATTGTATAACAAATGCCGCATTTGATGTGATGCATGATTTGTATGAAAGAGTTTGTAGATATGACATgtccaaaattattaattctttaataaaagaaaatcatttttctcttaaaatattaaataacagaattagatattttaatcataaatgtaaTACAGATGTTGGGAACTCAATTCCACCAATTAACGAACATCATCTTAAGCAAGGTTTTTTAGTAATGTCTTCTTCTGAAATGTCAGCCTTTGTAACATATTTCGGTATTTTAATTGGTGATAAAGTTCCGGAAGATGATCCATATTGGCATTTATATCTACTTCTAATACAAATTATCCACATCCTAACAGCTTTTGAAATTAATGTTGAAGAACTACATTTCTTACAAAGATTAATCACTCATCATCATAAAATGTATATGGAATTATTCCATGAGCGACTAAAAcctaaatttcataatttgctACACtatacaagaaaaatttaagattttgGTCCATTGCGCTATTTATCGTCTATCAGATTTGAAGCTTTCTACAAATTGTCCAAAATTAATGCACGTTTAGTAAGCTCacgtataaatattgtatttacattaaGTCTTAACTTACAACTGAAGTTTGCATATcgtattttaagtaaaaaaggTTTTTATCCAAAAATAGACTTTGTtagatatatttgtaatatttcaaaattgcctgaatatcgttttttaaaacgttccataaaaaatgataattataatataatttcttgggttaaaattaatggttttACATACAAACCAAGATTAGTATTTTGCCTGAATGCAAATGAGTACAGCGAACCACAGTTTGGAATAATTAAGTACATTGCTATTGATAACtttaaacagttttatattatttatgattctTGCGAAAATATTGGCTTAGATTCTCATAAATATGCATATGAAATATCAATCAGGCAAAATACTAATCTCAATTTGTATGTAAAACCACTAAATATTGGAATCATACAACTTAATTATGATAATCTTTTTGTTACTCGAAGTATCAGTTACACTGCTGATGGCAGTAAGTTAATTACAAAGtttgtataaaagttttttaaaatttttatttacttgaaaacATTGTCTTCATATGTCTCATAcgcaaaaatgaattattttttatttgtatagcaattgatattttaatactttacaattttttatgtttagaaAAACCGTATTGCAAACTTTTCCGAActaagtatatgtaaaaaaagatttactttGTACTTTTCACTTTAACTGCagacttaaaatatatatacgcaAATTAAATTAAGGACTTCTATTATTTTCATGAGCCTGAATCCTTTCGAtagcgcgcgcgtgtgtatgtaatatactgaaaacattttttttactattaaaataaatatttattttaatataattaatcgtTAATCAGTTTAATACTTTCGGTATTAAATTACTGaaagtattaaatttctataaggAAAATGATGTTTTACagtatattcaaataaatgtttatttcaatagtACAAAATACgttttcaattcaaataaaataaaatagaaaagaaataaatgttattattaaactaaatataatttatttgttacaaataagttcatttacaaaaattaaatgcaatttaatacTGACAATTAAATACTCATagcaaagaaataaagaattatttccaataaataaagcttatttcaaaaattaaattaatgatttattttgtagaaataaaactttatttcgcCGTATccaaataagaaatttatttcagtaaaataaatttatttcctacaaataaatttttcgtaacttttttctcagtgcgttacagaagaacgattgtcgCATAAGCGTGTGGTGTGGGGTGTTGGGACGTCGACTAGTATGCTTGGTGTTCCAAGTTCGATCCCCGCGGataagaattctttttttctatttaaatcttatattttttaattgttatacataattgttaaaccacttttaattatttaatataaaatgttattttaaaaaagtcaaagaatttaaaaatgctttctttttattaattaaattaaaatttctcataaacacaaaaaaaatatatttgatttacaatgactgttttaaaaacgtcaaaatGTATAAATCGTTATACCTACAACGGTCTCCgagtaaaacggttttgttaGTCTTTCTTTGGTCTAGACCTTATGATGCTCGTTTGTTTACAAAACTCCTTGCTTAAAATCAACAATAACTACACAGTCTCGACACAGTCATCCTTCGAGTTAGACGAATATGCATTTGCAAAAGATATTATATGCAAGCGATATTATTGTATGTGCTTATCGAGGTGCTTATTTATTGACGATATGGATGTTCCGGGGCCGTCAATAAACGTTTCAAATGAAGAAGAGCAACAAGATTTTTATAGTGAATATGATTTTTATAGTGAATCGCTCTTAaaaagtgcaataaaaataGATGAGAAATTGCTTGTCGAAAAGAATTACATTTCAGAGGAATGTGTAAAAGAACTTTTGTCGGAAAAAGCAATAGTTATGGGCCACGAAATATGTAATTGAATTGTCAACATGGTTGATGATATGATTCTCATTGAGGATGGAGAACTAGTTTTTCCCcatgaagaaaatattgatgGTAGTTTTATTGATTATGCGACAATGTGTCCATTATCAGAAgaattatcatcatcatcatcatcatcatcatcatcacatTCATCCTCATTTTCGGGTAAATGGAACGATTCTCCGaagaaaaaaaactacaaaCTGATAAATTTAGATCAAAAACGAAAAGTAGTAGTCATGGCGAAGAAACATCCCACTTGGTCActaaaatctttacaaaaaaatggcgCAAGGAATTTAAAAGCATAAAGgcgttttaaaaaaagtatgtatacgatgtttttaacacattttatgtattaaattctattgattaattaattataatgtttttctatttttttcattaatagaTGGGAAAAAGATGTATTATCTGGTGGTACGCGATATGATAAACTGTCTGCCATCAATTCTTGGACACTTGATCGATTTAAAGAAGCTAGAGAAAAATTCGAGCAAGTCACAACAAGAACATTACAACAATGGGCGATGGCTGCTGCGCAACAATTCTTGTCcgacacatttaaatttaaaccagGAAAAAGGTGGGttgataattttaaacgaaGAAATAATATTCGTCAACGACGGATTACCAAGTATGTTACTGAAAAAGAAGTAAAAGCAATGGATGAAGTTTTGGCTGCTGCAGATGAAATTAGAAAACAAATTAAActacttttatcaaattttcacagagatctaataataaataacagatTAAACTGGTTGCCAATATTAGTCAACGATTGATCGAACGTTAGCAGAAAGGCACAAAAtctgtatttgttaaaaagaaaagtcttcataaaatttctcattcatACACGGCCCAATACACATGAACTCGTTCAGGAAAATTTGTACCAAAAGTGTTTCTCTGTTTACAAGAAACTGGAAACAAATTTTGTCCTTTAGTACAGAAACAAATTGATGCACTTGTTACCGAATTTGGAAATGTCATCATCAAATGCTCTAGATCAGGCAAATtaacaacaaatatttatagagacttcttaaaagaaatattacagccatatgtaaaaaaagaacagtttttattaataatagattcttgGGATGGTCaaacaaatttagaaatatatgacaaaatttttgtaaataacgaTAATCTTCCAacttgtcaaataaaaattattccgcCAAAGTGTACTCCTTTATGCCAGTCttgcgatatatatttttataaacaagtaaaaaattttatcaaaaaattacaaaattgtactTATCTCTTTAAAAACAATAGAGAAGTAGCCAATCGTGAGgatgttattaaaatacattttttagttcATAATCAATTAAGCGCACCAATCTTCTGTgatatgttaaaatatgcaTGGTTTGCATCTCAAATAACAAATGAAAGAAGtcttttcaaaaacgttaatgaagtttgttttccaaattctcttaatgaaatgaaatgtaaagagtgtgtatttaaaatgtcaatGATTTTATGTGCAATGAACCATtgtgttttaactttttttatgataaGTATCACCCTAAAAGCTGTAAACTAACTGTATaacagtcattgtaaatttttattgtaaatatatgttttgtttttatcttttagcCCTTTAATTCTTGTGTTTCATATTGTTTgtattcatgaaaaattttaatttaattaataaaagaaaagcatttttaaattctttgacgtttttaaaataacattttatattaaataattaaaagtggtttaacaattatgtataacaattaaaaaatataagatttaaataaaaaaaaagaaatctcaTCCGCGGGGATCGAACCTGGAACCCCAAGCATACTAGTCGACGTCCCAACACCTCACACCACAACGCTTATGCGACAATCGTTCTTCGTAACGGTACTATAGatgctgaaaatatttaattgtcattttctcgagaatgcctaagttttacaacaaacggctttacca
The window above is part of the Solenopsis invicta isolate M01_SB chromosome 8, UNIL_Sinv_3.0, whole genome shotgun sequence genome. Proteins encoded here:
- the LOC113005534 gene encoding uncharacterized protein LOC113005534, with translation MENKLIQLLQVLQLERWSDNLTNNDIKYDTLKYMVVNRCPELCDVIPSIGARIALQNYFINNDSDKETETSSHISLSSVSTPSATLPLANITPRDILDAAISLDNESVNNTEEYIENIESHLKTSNTQNIIILTDNEPANKKQRIETVDNMLENFDLKTLLRQSVIGQAIIASYDARSGLSSRCQQHLANIIICHFFDNNINIQLNNETLKKIADHIITLFPAECKEVYYCPPVKKKDSKNEKSGIAKEKLVDKNRNMLAFLRKCQLIPLNKSSSTHDSKDEEINEDYREEAERSRNWLKNNFEPWEEVLYHWEKSFELRRNLLHDHTTYQNLSSIFDDWNILTFSQGYILIEKDYLRLYNEKHKNVEEKFHSLFDDILKLKGKELDCSNKVLLDMSMAIFQMIQKF